The proteins below come from a single Notamacropus eugenii isolate mMacEug1 chromosome 7, mMacEug1.pri_v2, whole genome shotgun sequence genomic window:
- the LTB4R2 gene encoding leukotriene B4 receptor 2, translating to MSGPDPGPPDLSHTALIFPSLPSPPPPVCVQPPGNETLLSSPASRATGTVFLLLAAVLGLPGNGFVVWSLVGWRPARGRPLAATLVLHLALADGAVLLLTPLFVAFLAGQSWPLGLTGCKAVYYVCTVSMYASVLLTALLSLQRCLAITRPFLAPTLRSPALARRLLLGVWLAALLLALPAATYRHMWRGHVCQLCHSSRPEAAAHLLLETLTAFVLPFGLVLGCNGVTLARLRSGRWGTRRQGVRAGRLVSAIVLAFGLLWAPYHAVNLLQAAAALAPSEGSLARLGGAGQAARAGATALAFFSSSVNPILYVFAAGDLLPRAGPRFLTRIFEGSGEARGGSRSHEGTMELRATRRLGGAEQGRGNGGVQGDSSDCKS from the coding sequence ATGTCTGGCCCCGATCCCGGCCCTCCCGATCTCTCCCACACAgccctcattttcccctctctaccttcccccccacccccggtCTGCGTCCAGCCCCCGGGCAATGAGACTCTCCTGAGCTCCCCGGCCTCGCGAGCCACGGGCACCGTGTTCTTGCTGCTGGCAGCCGTGCTGGGGCTGCCCGGCAATGGCTTCGTGGTGTGGAGCCTGGTGGGCTGGAGGCCGGCTCGGGGAAGGCCCCTGGCGGCCACCCTGGTGCTGCATCTGGCCTTGGCCGACGGCGCGGTCCTGCTGCTCACCCCGCTCTTCGTGGCTTTTCTGGCCGGCCAGTCTTGGCCCCTGGGCCTCACGGGCTGCAAGGCCGTGTACTACGTGTGCACGGTCAGCATGTATGCCAGCGTCCTGCTGACCGCGCTGCTCAGCCTGCAGCGCTGCCTGGCCATCACCCGGCCTTTCCTGGCACCCACCCTGCGCAGCCCAGCGCTCGCCCGACGCCTGCTGCTCGGGGTCTGGTTAGCTGCCCTGCTCCTGGCGCTCCCCGCGGCCACCTACCGACATATGTGGAGGGGACACGTGTGCCAGCTGTGCCACTCCTCACGTCCCGAGGCCGCGGCCCACCTGCTCCTGGAAACCCTGACGGCTTTCGTGCTCCCCTTCGGGTTGGTCCTGGGCTGCAACGGAGTGACTCTGGCCCGGTTGCGGAGCGGGCGCTGGGGCACCCGGAGACAGGGCGTGCGGGCAGGCCGTCTGGTGAGCGCCATCGTGCTGGCTTTCGGCTTGCTCTGGGCTCCCTACCACGCTGTGAACTTGCTGCAGGCGGCGGCCGCCCTGGCACCTTCCGAAGGGTCCCTGGCACGGCTCGGAGGGGCAGGACAGGCGGCCAGGGCCGGGGCCACAGCTTTGGCTTTCTTCAGCTCCAGCGTCAACCCCATTCTCTACGTCTTTGCCGCCGGGGACCTTTTGCCTCGGGCTGGACCCCGCTTTCTCACCCGAATCTTCGAGGGCTCCGGGGAGGCACGAGGGGGAAGCCGTTCCCATGAGGGGACCATGGAACTACGAGCTACTAGACGCCTGGGAGGGGCAGAGCAGGGACGAGGAAATGGCGGGGTCCAGGGGGACAGCTCAGATTGTAAAAGTTGA